A window from Lactiplantibacillus pentosus encodes these proteins:
- a CDS encoding sucrose-specific PTS transporter subunit IIBC, whose translation MNHQEVADRVLKAIGKTNIQAAAHCATRLRLVIKDESKIDQTALDNDADVKGTFETNGQYQIIIGPGDVDKVYDALIAKTGLKEATPDDIKAVAAAGKKRNPLMDFLKVLSDIFIPIVPALVAGGLLMALNNVLTAEHLFMAKSVVEVYPGLKGIAEMINAMASAPFTFLPILLGFSATKRFGGNPFLGATMGMIMVLPSLVNGYNVATTMAAGKMVYWNVFGLHVAQAGYQGQVLPVLGVAFILATLEKFFHKHIKGAFDFTFTPMFSIVITGFLTFTIVGPVLRTVSDALTNGLVGLYNSTGWIGMGIFGLLYSAIVITGLHQTFPAIETQLLANVAKTGGSFIFPVASMANIGQGAATLAIFFATKSQKQKALTSSAGVSALLGITEPAIFGVNLKMKYPFVFAAIASGIASAFLGLFHVLSVAMGPASVIGFISIASKSIPAFALSAVISFVVAFIPTFIYAKRTLGDDRDQVQQPETPKAPINVNDEILVAPVTGTSEPLSQVNDQVFSAEIMGSGAAIVPSTDQVLAPADGTITVTYDSHHAYGIKTTAGAEILIHLGLDTVNLKGEHFTANVQKGDTVHQGDLLGTFDVAALKAANYDPTVMVVVTNTASYANVERLNATDVQAGEQLIALTEPAADATAAVNL comes from the coding sequence ATGAATCATCAAGAAGTTGCAGATCGCGTCCTCAAGGCCATCGGCAAGACCAATATTCAGGCGGCCGCCCATTGTGCGACGCGCCTCCGTTTAGTCATCAAGGATGAATCTAAAATCGATCAGACTGCCCTAGACAACGATGCTGACGTCAAGGGGACCTTCGAAACCAACGGCCAATACCAAATCATTATTGGCCCCGGCGATGTCGACAAAGTCTACGATGCCCTCATTGCCAAGACTGGCCTCAAGGAAGCGACTCCTGATGATATTAAGGCAGTCGCGGCCGCTGGTAAAAAACGCAATCCACTGATGGACTTTCTAAAAGTCTTATCAGATATTTTCATTCCAATCGTGCCCGCATTAGTTGCCGGTGGGCTTTTAATGGCGCTCAACAACGTGCTGACCGCCGAACATCTTTTCATGGCCAAATCCGTAGTTGAAGTCTATCCAGGGTTGAAAGGCATCGCTGAAATGATCAATGCGATGGCTAGTGCCCCATTTACCTTCTTGCCGATTCTGCTCGGTTTCTCAGCAACCAAGCGCTTCGGTGGTAATCCTTTCCTCGGTGCGACGATGGGGATGATCATGGTCTTACCATCACTTGTTAATGGCTATAACGTTGCGACGACCATGGCCGCCGGTAAGATGGTTTACTGGAACGTCTTTGGACTTCACGTGGCCCAAGCCGGTTATCAAGGTCAGGTACTACCAGTCTTAGGGGTTGCCTTCATTTTAGCTACCCTTGAGAAATTCTTCCATAAACACATTAAAGGGGCTTTTGACTTCACATTTACCCCAATGTTTTCAATTGTAATCACCGGTTTTTTGACCTTTACCATTGTCGGACCAGTCTTACGGACGGTCAGTGATGCGTTAACTAACGGCTTAGTTGGACTGTATAACAGCACTGGCTGGATTGGGATGGGCATCTTTGGCTTACTCTATTCTGCCATTGTGATTACCGGTCTCCACCAAACCTTCCCAGCAATCGAAACGCAATTATTAGCCAACGTCGCCAAGACTGGTGGTTCATTTATCTTCCCAGTCGCTTCGATGGCCAACATCGGGCAAGGTGCCGCCACTTTAGCTATTTTCTTTGCCACTAAAAGTCAAAAACAAAAAGCCCTGACTTCTTCAGCCGGGGTCTCAGCGTTACTCGGAATTACGGAACCAGCCATCTTCGGGGTCAACTTGAAGATGAAATATCCATTCGTCTTTGCAGCGATTGCTTCTGGAATTGCTTCCGCCTTCCTAGGGCTATTCCACGTCCTATCAGTGGCGATGGGTCCCGCATCAGTCATTGGGTTCATCTCAATTGCTTCAAAGTCGATTCCAGCCTTCGCGCTTAGTGCCGTCATTTCGTTCGTCGTCGCCTTTATTCCGACCTTTATTTATGCAAAACGAACCCTCGGCGATGACCGCGACCAAGTTCAACAACCTGAAACACCGAAGGCACCGATCAACGTCAATGACGAAATCCTCGTCGCCCCCGTCACTGGGACCAGTGAACCTTTAAGTCAAGTCAACGACCAAGTCTTTTCAGCTGAAATCATGGGTAGCGGTGCCGCAATCGTCCCTAGCACTGATCAGGTTCTGGCGCCAGCTGACGGTACCATCACGGTGACTTACGATAGCCATCACGCATACGGCATCAAAACGACTGCCGGCGCTGAAATCCTAATTCATTTAGGATTAGATACGGTCAACTTGAAGGGCGAACATTTTACAGCCAACGTTCAAAAGGGCGATACCGTTCATCAAGGTGACTTACTCGGTACCTTTGACGTGGCCGCCTTGAAAGCCGCTAACTATGATCCAACCGTCATGGTCGTGGTCACTAATACCGCTAGTTACGCTAATGTTGAGCGTTTAAATGCCACCGATGTTCAGGCGGGCGAGCAACTGATTGCATTGACGGAACCGGCAGCGGATGCGACTGCCGCGGTTAATTTATAA
- a CDS encoding fructokinase, giving the protein MLLGAIEAGGTKFVCAIGDEQGQVSDRISIPTTTPAETMAAVDDYFTGHPVAAIGIGSFGPIGVNPEDPKYGYITTTPKPGWGDYDFLGHLKQQFDIPFYWTTDVNEAAYGEAMIGIAKDVPNSIYMTIGTGVGAGVISHNQIFNGRTHTELGHMRLNRLPGDDFKSSCPYHDICLEGLAAGPAVGKRTGMAGKDIPVDDPVWPIIADYIAQACVNLTVAFAPDKIILNGGVMNQRQLFPMIREKFAAYLNGYEEVPALDDYIVPAGLGNNSGIAGGLLLAQVALDQH; this is encoded by the coding sequence ATGCTTTTAGGTGCAATTGAAGCTGGTGGCACAAAATTTGTTTGTGCGATTGGCGATGAACAAGGACAAGTTAGTGACCGGATTTCAATCCCGACGACCACCCCAGCGGAAACCATGGCGGCAGTCGATGATTATTTTACAGGCCATCCGGTCGCGGCCATTGGGATCGGGTCATTCGGGCCAATCGGCGTTAATCCGGAAGATCCAAAATACGGCTACATTACGACCACGCCTAAGCCTGGCTGGGGCGACTACGACTTTCTCGGCCATTTGAAGCAGCAGTTTGACATTCCATTCTACTGGACGACCGATGTCAACGAAGCCGCCTATGGTGAGGCGATGATTGGGATTGCCAAGGACGTCCCGAACAGTATTTACATGACGATTGGGACCGGCGTTGGTGCGGGCGTTATCAGCCATAATCAGATTTTCAACGGTCGGACCCACACTGAACTCGGCCACATGCGACTCAATCGGCTCCCTGGCGACGATTTTAAATCCAGTTGCCCGTACCACGACATCTGTCTGGAAGGCCTAGCTGCCGGCCCCGCTGTCGGTAAACGGACCGGGATGGCTGGTAAGGATATTCCAGTCGATGATCCAGTCTGGCCAATCATTGCGGACTATATCGCGCAGGCTTGCGTCAATCTGACCGTTGCGTTTGCACCAGACAAAATCATCTTAAATGGTGGTGTCATGAATCAACGGCAACTCTTCCCAATGATTCGTGAAAAATTCGCGGCTTATCTAAACGGCTATGAAGAAGTGCCGGCACTCGACGACTACATCGTTCCCGCCGGACTTGGGAACAACTCCGGTATTGCCGGTGGCTTGTTATTAGCCCAAGTCGCATTAGACCAGCATTAA
- a CDS encoding sucrose-6-phosphate hydrolase, with translation MQWNRKMRYTPYNQWPATKLPQLAAQARQSKWRMQHHIQPASGLLNDPNGFSYFNGQWHLFYQSFPFGPVHGLKSWQHVTSDNLVDWHDEGLAIAPDTPYDSHGAYTGTALPVGDRLFIMYTGNVRTADWQREAYQIGAWMTADNQIHKLDQPLISHAPAGYTSSFRDPDLVKTDHGYYALIGAQTTDEQGALLVYYSEDLSKWDCRGAVNVPEAARGYMIECPNIVWIDQQPVLLFCPQGLSQQTLAYQNIYPNTSLVAEEFDLDQAKLTGAKALHQLDEGFDVYATQAINAPDGRALAVSWIGLPEVAYPTDQENWAHCLSFVKELTLKDGHLYQNPVAEVDQLRTTDQPLTLDPHNTATVADLEGSFELLMTVAADETSTVRVADTHNRGALIVTVDARAGQVVIDRSQTGHPFAEDYGQTRTAQVKPHTAINIRLMIDVSVFECYIDSGYSVMTGRFFLADTPTQLNIEASSSAAVTGKVWKWRQSEHIGANEYEAKIK, from the coding sequence ATGCAATGGAATCGTAAAATGCGTTATACCCCCTATAATCAGTGGCCAGCGACTAAATTACCGCAACTGGCGGCCCAAGCTCGGCAATCCAAGTGGCGGATGCAGCACCACATTCAACCCGCATCCGGTCTGTTAAATGATCCCAATGGCTTTTCATATTTTAATGGGCAGTGGCACTTGTTCTATCAAAGTTTCCCATTCGGGCCTGTCCATGGCCTGAAATCTTGGCAGCACGTGACTTCCGACAACTTAGTCGACTGGCACGACGAAGGCCTAGCGATTGCGCCAGATACGCCGTATGACTCGCACGGGGCCTATACGGGGACGGCGCTGCCCGTTGGTGACCGCTTATTCATTATGTATACCGGCAATGTCCGCACCGCTGACTGGCAACGTGAAGCGTACCAGATTGGCGCGTGGATGACGGCGGATAACCAAATCCATAAATTAGACCAACCGCTGATTTCCCACGCACCAGCGGGGTACACGAGCTCATTTCGAGACCCCGACCTCGTCAAGACTGACCACGGTTACTACGCATTAATTGGCGCACAAACAACCGATGAGCAGGGCGCACTCTTAGTTTATTATTCAGAAGACCTTTCGAAATGGGACTGTCGTGGCGCAGTCAATGTTCCTGAAGCCGCGCGTGGTTACATGATCGAATGCCCGAATATCGTGTGGATCGATCAACAACCCGTCCTACTATTCTGCCCACAAGGCTTGTCGCAGCAGACGCTGGCTTATCAGAATATTTATCCAAACACGTCTCTAGTCGCTGAAGAATTTGATTTAGACCAGGCCAAATTGACTGGTGCGAAAGCCTTACATCAGTTAGATGAAGGCTTTGATGTCTACGCGACGCAGGCCATCAACGCACCAGATGGGCGGGCTTTAGCTGTGAGTTGGATTGGTCTACCAGAAGTTGCCTACCCAACTGATCAGGAGAACTGGGCCCACTGCTTGAGTTTCGTGAAAGAACTGACCTTGAAAGACGGCCACCTCTACCAGAATCCAGTGGCGGAAGTTGATCAATTACGCACGACAGACCAACCACTGACACTGGACCCTCATAATACAGCAACGGTCGCTGATTTGGAGGGTAGCTTTGAGCTCCTGATGACGGTTGCGGCTGACGAAACGAGTACGGTGCGGGTGGCGGATACCCATAATCGGGGGGCGCTAATCGTTACCGTTGATGCCCGAGCAGGCCAAGTCGTCATTGACCGCAGTCAAACTGGACACCCGTTTGCAGAAGACTACGGTCAGACTCGGACTGCTCAAGTAAAGCCGCACACGGCAATCAACATTCGGCTCATGATAGATGTATCGGTCTTTGAATGCTATATTGATAGTGGTTATTCTGTGATGACCGGACGCTTTTTCTTAGCGGACACACCAACGCAACTGAACATAGAAGCAAGTTCGTCAGCGGCGGTCACTGGTAAAGTCTGGAAATGGCGCCAATCAGAGCATATTGGAGCGAATGAATATGAAGCCAAAATTAAATGA
- a CDS encoding LacI family DNA-binding transcriptional regulator, producing MKPKLNDVAKLAGVSPTTVSRVINNHGYLSEQTKEKVFAAMRELHYQPNNMARSLQGKNTQLIGVIFSDISNPFFGELVSRIEKILFAKNYKVILCNSADDPQKERDYLQMLMANQVDGIIAGAHNLGIEEYQQYGLPIISFDRYLSDNIPIVSSDNYHGGWLAAQTLHQAGAKSIAIFTGKSYAGSPTNGRREGYEAYLAAEQLTPHVHELPFELSPALKMMEIKTIMSQQNYDGIFCSDDLTALLTINVAHQLSIRVPKDLRVVGYDGTALMRNYHPELTTIEQPLTDISTLLVSLLLQRIVDADCQLESKYTLPVKLSKGITA from the coding sequence ATGAAGCCAAAATTAAATGATGTGGCTAAGCTGGCCGGTGTCTCACCGACCACGGTGTCACGCGTGATCAACAATCACGGCTATTTAAGTGAACAAACGAAAGAAAAAGTCTTCGCAGCGATGCGCGAGTTACATTACCAACCGAACAACATGGCGCGGTCGTTGCAGGGGAAGAACACGCAATTGATCGGCGTGATTTTCTCAGATATCAGCAATCCGTTTTTTGGCGAGCTCGTGTCGCGGATTGAAAAAATCCTGTTTGCGAAGAACTATAAGGTGATTTTATGCAATAGTGCGGATGACCCGCAAAAGGAACGCGACTACCTGCAAATGCTGATGGCCAATCAGGTGGACGGTATCATTGCCGGGGCCCATAACTTAGGCATCGAAGAATATCAGCAGTACGGGCTGCCGATTATTTCATTTGACCGCTACCTATCCGACAACATTCCCATCGTGAGCTCGGATAATTACCATGGCGGTTGGTTGGCTGCTCAAACGCTACATCAGGCTGGTGCGAAAAGCATCGCGATTTTTACTGGTAAATCATACGCGGGTTCGCCGACAAATGGCCGACGGGAAGGCTATGAAGCGTATTTAGCGGCGGAACAATTGACGCCACACGTACACGAATTACCGTTTGAATTATCACCGGCCTTAAAAATGATGGAAATCAAAACGATCATGTCCCAGCAAAACTACGACGGTATCTTCTGTAGTGATGATTTGACCGCCTTATTGACGATCAACGTCGCCCACCAACTCTCGATTCGGGTGCCAAAAGACTTGCGTGTCGTCGGCTACGATGGCACCGCCTTGATGCGCAACTATCACCCAGAATTAACGACTATCGAACAACCGCTGACGGATATCAGCACGCTGCTCGTATCCCTGTTATTACAGCGAATCGTGGATGCCGATTGTCAGTTGGAATCAAAATACACGTTACCGGTCAAGTTGAGTAAGGGCATTACCGCATAA
- a CDS encoding SemiSWEET family transporter has product MKYKVDNGEYPTGKDAVDPKRVKYLKLISKLATFTCIAMYVSYIPQIIDNFTGNPVSPLQPLVAMINGILWTGYGWFKTYKDWPVIISNVPGVIFGFITVLTVYVH; this is encoded by the coding sequence ATTAAATATAAAGTTGATAATGGTGAGTACCCGACTGGTAAGGACGCTGTCGATCCCAAGCGGGTCAAATATCTGAAGTTAATTAGTAAGTTAGCAACCTTTACTTGTATTGCGATGTACGTGTCGTATATTCCGCAAATTATTGATAATTTTACTGGTAATCCGGTGTCGCCGCTACAACCCCTTGTCGCAATGATCAACGGGATATTATGGACGGGGTATGGCTGGTTCAAGACGTATAAAGACTGGCCAGTCATTATCTCGAATGTCCCTGGGGTTATCTTTGGTTTCATCACCGTTTTAACCGTATATGTTCATTAA